A segment of the Lolium perenne isolate Kyuss_39 chromosome 3, Kyuss_2.0, whole genome shotgun sequence genome:
AGGCGGTACATCTCGCGATAGGAGACCATGTTGTCGTTGACCGCATCGCACagattcatcgactgctgcacgaTGAGGTTCGAGTCTCCATAGATCTCTAGGCGTGTGGCACCACAAGCTTTTGCCATGCGCATACTGTGCAGCAGGGCCTCGTATTTGGCTTTGTTGTTTGTCGCCAGCGGGAAGTTCATCCGTGACACATATTTCATGTTGTCGCCCTGTGGTGATATGAGGATGACACCAGCGACGGCGTCCATATTCCGCTTCGAGCCAACAATTACATGGTCCAAGAACCCGACATATCTGGAGCGGTCGGTGTTTGCGATTGgatccagtcgacgaagaagtcaggGAGCACTTGTGAGTTGATAGCAGTCCGGTTGACGTATGTAATGTCGTGTGGAGCCAACTCGATTGCCCATTGTGATACTCGACCCGTGGCATCTGGGTTGGTGAGTATATTATTCAGAGGTGCTTCAGTGACGATGATAATCGGGTGTTCCGCGAAGTAATGTCGTAGCTTGCATGCCATCATCCACACGGCGTACACCAGCTTCTGATGATGCGGGTACCGCTGCTTGGCTAGTgttagcacttcgctgaggtagtagacatGGCACTTGGCACCGTGAACTTTTCATGTTTCTTCGCATTCGACGACGAGCATAGTACCGACTACCTGATAGGTTGCGGCTATGTAGAGTAGCATCGGCTCCCTATCATGAGGGGTGACGAGAACCGGACTAAGATACATCGTTGCCTCTAATCGATTAGAGGCAACGATGTATCTTAGTCTGGCAGCTGGCTATTAGCAGTTTGTGGTCGCACTTATGTGAAGAAAATCCATGACTAAGATACATCGTTGCCTCTAATCGAGAAAATATTGCACGTCAGAATCATTTCCGGGTTAGACAAATTTGTATCACATATGGGCTAGTGTGGTTTTTTTAGCGTTCCCACCCTCTAGTTTATTGTTAGGTCCACCACTGCCTAGGAATACatagcatgtcggatggttcccatgcaaatatttcccaactctcacggaggaactcgataagCACGCTTTCCTATGTCAGGGCGAGGGTCGACGTGTTTATTGTTTTCTTTGGGTTATAAGGATGCACTTGTAAATTCTTTGCCTCCGTGTTGACGTCAAATTCATCGGGTTTGGGTGTCCGATTGTCTGTTGGAAGCCTGCATGTTAGCACTAggcgagatttacccaggttcggggcccttgcAGAGGTAATACCCttatgtcctgcctgtctgatcttgattatgagtgaaattggttCCAATGGGGCAGCTGAAGGACTACGTGGTGGTGTTCTCGCCCAGAGGCAAGGTGGCTAGGGTTTTGGTGTATGCGTGAGAAGTTGAGAGAGGGATCCAGCAGCCCTCTCCtgtcctttatataggaggctaggTCCCGAGAGTCATGTCCGGATTCGGTTACAATACATATATATTctatctaagagcatctccagtcgcgtcccccaaaccgttccCCAAAGCGATTTAGGCGCGCTGGACAAAAAAACCTTCccaaccgcgtcccccaaacccgttttttgtccggcgctccgagcccgtccccatcccataggggacgctccgggcacgccggacacaacgaaaagcgaggcggggagtggcggggccgacgcaTCAGCGACACATTAAAGTTtggacctaaccgtcgcctacctcgcgcggAAGTTAgtcgcgcgcagtgacacacggccGAAGCATGGCAGCTTTGCCTTAATgacgacggaggggcaggcgagacgtctcgtcggtgctgtgCAGCCTCCACGcctcgccggcgttcgcacgccaccgcgcgttcccgcgctttcttcccgccgcTTCTCGCCTCTTTctgcgctttcttcccgacgccggcgtctataaaaaggccctcccggctcaatggcagccaccacagccacatgcacccctttctccgccacaagcacacccctcgtcgctccactgccgtctcctccaccaccactgccaatgatgaaccgccccggcgatggctagttccctccaccgccgtctcctccaccaccacatcCACCACCGGGTTCGCAGTTCGACATCTCCGCCGCCGTCCTGGAAGAGCGGCGGTGGCGCGGGGCGGAGATCTGGCGTGAAGGGCAGCGGCAGCGGTGGGATGCACTCGAGCAGCGGGCCCGCCAGCAGCGTgaggcggcggaggcggtggcaGAAGCGACGTTCTATGATAGAGACCCCACAGCTAATGAGAATGCGGCGGCAACAAtgtgggaggaggaggagctgacggacaccattgcggcgttcgacgccttCACGGCagaagaggcgcggcggcgccggacGGAGGAGATTGGCCAGCGGTGGGCTGATGAGTGTCGGCGCCAGCGCGAGGAGCGGGAGGCGCAGTACCGTGACCGGCGGGAGGCGATCGAGCACTGGCGGCGGGAGTCGATGGAGCGCTCACAGCAGCTGGCagcggaggagcgtcagcagcgggaggcggcgctggcggcgacgGAGGCGGCCTGTGGGAGGCGGGAGGATGCGCTGGCGGCCGAGGTAGACGCGTTGGCAGCGCGCCTGGAGGCgcgaatggaggaggaggagacgaaggccgaggcggaggaggagcagacggaggccgaggcggaggaggaggagacgcagaaggaggacgacgacgatgacgagttcgagtggtccgacgacgacgggccgcacccggacgagacggccgatcagcaacgcgcgctcatcgagtccttcgagtcggagaagaagctccaggacgccgCCCGTGCCCGCGAAAAGGCACAAATTCACCGCGCCGTCAAGCTCTCCCTTCAGGTGGCACAGCAGGGGAGGGCAGGCGACGACGCGCTGCTGGAGCAACGGCGTCTGGCCACCGCCCTACGCATGAAGAGGCGGCGCGCGCAGAAGGAGCTGTGGCGGAGGGgaggcgtgatacgtctcaaacgtatctataatttcttatgttccatgctacttttatgatgatactcacatgttttatacacactctatgtcattattatgcatttttcggaactaaccaattaacaagatgccacagtgtcagttcctgttttctgttgtttttggttccagaaaggctgttcgggcaatattctcggaattctacgaaacaaagaccaaatatcttatttttcccgaaaggttccagaacaccgaaggagagtcggaggcaggccagggggccaccacaccacacctgggcgcgggcccaagcctggccgcgccaccaggtggggagggcgccctggtgcccttccgactccgcctcttcgcctatttaacccctcgtgacctaaaaagtcgataccgattgacgaaactc
Coding sequences within it:
- the LOC139837998 gene encoding uncharacterized protein, which translates into the protein MDAVAGVILISPQGDNMKYVSRMNFPLATNNKAKYEALLHSMRMAKACGATRLEIYGDSNLIVQQSMNLCDAVNDNMVSYREMYRLMEGKFEGCELKHIGRANNEEADTLQFLTEFSTK